The Oncorhynchus tshawytscha isolate Ot180627B linkage group LG20, Otsh_v2.0, whole genome shotgun sequence genome has a window encoding:
- the LOC112219429 gene encoding annexin A4: protein MAAIGNRGTVTEAAGFKVEEDVNRLRGAMKGAGTDEAAVIEVLARRSIAQRQRIKEAYKQTVGKDLTDDLQGELTGNFENVVLGLLMTAPVYDAYELRNAMKGAGTEEAALIDILASRTNAEIRAITAVYIKDYEKNLEEDIDGDTSGMFQRVLVSLLTAGRDESNTVDEAQAVKDAKDIYEAGEARWGTDEVKFLTVLCVRNRNHLLQVFKEYQKISGRDIEDSIKREMSGSLENVFLAIVKCLKNKPAFFAERLYKSMKGLGTTDSVLIRIMVARAEIDMLDIKAEFLKAYGKTLHSFIKGDTSGDYRKILLELCGE from the exons ATGGCAGCG ATTGGCAACCGTGGAACTGTGACTGAAGCCGCTGGCTTCAAGGTAGAGGAGGATGTAAACAGACTGAGAGGAGCCATGAAGGGGGCTG GCACGGACGAGGCAGCTGTCATTGAGGTCCTGGCACGTCGTAGCATTGCTCAGAGGCAACGCATCAAGGAGGCTTACAAGCAGACCGTGGGGAAG GACCTGACCGATGATCTGCAGGGAGAGCTGACGGGGAACTTTGAGAACGTGGTGCTGGGCCTCCTGATGACCGCTCCTGTGTATGATGCCTACGAGCTGAGGAACGCTATGAAG GGTGCTGGAACAGAGGAGGCTGCTCTCATTGATATCCTTGCCTCAAGGACGAACGCTGAAATTAGAGCCATCACAGCGGTGTACATCAAAG ATTATGAAAAGAACCTGGAGGAAGATATCGATGGTGATACTTCCGGAATGTTCCAGAGGGTTCTGGTCTCTTTGCTCACG GCGGGGCGAGATGAGAGCAACACTGTGGATGAGGCCCAGGCTGTGAAGGATGCTAAG GATATCTACGAGGCTGGGGAGGCTCGTTGGGGAACAGATGAGGTCAAGTTCCTCACTGTGCTCTGTGTGAGGAACAGAAATCACCTACTCCAAG TGTTTAAGGAGTATCAGAAGATCTCTGGGAGGGACATCGAGGACAGCATTAAGAGGGAGATGTCTGGCTCTCTGGAGAATGTCTTTCTGGCAATAG TGAAATGCCTTAAAAACAAGCCAGCATTCTTTGCAGAGCGGTTATATAAATCCATGAAG GGTCTGGGAACTACAGACAGCGTACTGATTAGAATCATGGTGGCCCGGGCCGAGATTGACATGTTGGACATCAAGGCCGAGTTCTTGAAAGCGTACGGCAAGACTCTCCATTCCTTCATCAAG GGAGACACATCTGGAGATTACCGCAAAATCCTGCTGGAGCTAtgtggagagtag